Genomic segment of Pseudomonadota bacterium:
GTTTTCAAAATGAAAACGACGCAAACCGTTTTCGTCACGAACTCGATGAGCGACTGGCTGGATTCGGACTTGAGATCGCCCCGGAAAAGACCAAGGTAATCAAATTTGGTCCGACCGCTGAATCAGGTGCAAAGAGAGATGGCGGTAAGCCGGAAACCTTCGATTTTCTAGGATTTACACACTACTGTAGTCGGACAAGAGACGGCAAGCGATTTCGGATGAAGCGGGTGACTGCACGTAAGAAGTTTACCCTTAAAATCCGCATATTTAAAGATTGGCTGAGAGCCAATAGAACCTTGCCTACACGTGAGCTTATGGAAAAAGTGGCATTAAAATTACAAGGTCACTTTGCCTATTATGGAGTAACAGACAACTCGAAAGGTGTAAATCGATTTGCCTATGAGGTACGCTGTCTTTTATTCAAATGGCTCAACCGACGAGGGAAACGGAGATGTATGAGCTGGGAGAAATTTAGTCTCTTGCTCAAGAAGTTCCCGCTACCTCAACCGCGAATAATGGTAAATCTTCTCACTTGGATGTGAAGTGTGCTCGTGAGGAGCCGTGTGCGTGAATAGCGCCAGCACGGTTCTAAGAGGGGCTGGGGCCAACTGATGTATGGTTGAAATATTGTGACACCGCCGGGAAACCAGGCGGCAAACGGGGAAAACAAACCTCAACCTATAGTATTGGAAGAAACCGGTCTACTCAACCAGTAAGCGAATGAATGAGCCTTATGGAAAAAAGGATTGAGACTGTTTCCTCATTTTCCAGT
This window contains:
- a CDS encoding group II intron maturase-specific domain-containing protein, encoding FQNENDANRFRHELDERLAGFGLEIAPEKTKVIKFGPTAESGAKRDGGKPETFDFLGFTHYCSRTRDGKRFRMKRVTARKKFTLKIRIFKDWLRANRTLPTRELMEKVALKLQGHFAYYGVTDNSKGVNRFAYEVRCLLFKWLNRRGKRRCMSWEKFSLLLKKFPLPQPRIMVNLLTWM